A section of the Telopea speciosissima isolate NSW1024214 ecotype Mountain lineage chromosome 3, Tspe_v1, whole genome shotgun sequence genome encodes:
- the LOC122656165 gene encoding auxin response factor 18-like — translation MITFTDSTKEPTKETEKCLDSQLWHACAGGMVQMPLVNSKVFYFPQGQAEHAHGNIDLGNSSRIPPLTLCRVAAVKFMADPETDEVYSKMRLVPLRNNEADCDDDGVIGSNGSELQEKPASFAKTLTQSDANNGGGFSVPRYCAETIFPRLDYSADPPVQTVLAKDVHGDVWKFRHIYRGTPRRHLLTTGWSTFVSQKKLMAGDSIVFLRAENGDLCVGIRRAKRGIGGGPESPSGWNPVAGNCVSPYGGFSVFLREDDSKLMRNPNGGNANSNGSLRARGRVRAESVIEAATLAANGQPFEVVYYPRASTPEFCVKASAVRAAMRIQWCAGMRFKMAFETEDSSRISWFMGTISSVQVADSIRWPQSPWRLLQVIWDEPDLLQNVKRVSPWLVELVSNMPAIQFSPFSPPRKKLRFLQHSDFPPDGQVPIPSFSGNPLGSSRALCCLSDSTTAGIQGARHAQYGISLSDLHLNKLQSGLFPAGFQRYDHGSPPSRISNGIVGIASGSDNVSCLLTMGSSAQTSKKSDDGKTPQFLLFGQPILTEQQITLSGSGDTVSHVLTGISSSNGNRKTTNISDGSASALHPHGIQDNLCGGIPWYKDLPTTENGLETGHCKVFMESEDVGRTLDLSVLGSYEELYRRLANMFGIEKLEMLSHVLYRDVTGAVKHTGDEPFSEFMKTARRLTILMDSGSDNIGRKWITGLRSAENGLGSSNKMGPLGIYICLK, via the exons ATGATCACATTTACGGATTCAACGAAAGAACCAACGAAGGAGACGGAGAAATGTCTAGATTCTCAACTTTGGCATGCCTGCGCGGGAGGGATGGTTCAGATGCCTCTGGTTAACTCAAAGGTCTTCTACTTTCCGCAGGGACAGGCGGAGCATGCTCATGGGAACATTGATTTGGGTAATTCATCAAGGATTCCTCCACTCACCCTCTGCCGAGTTGCTGCGGTGAAGTTCATGGCAGATCCTGAGACAGACGAAGTTTATTCCAAGATGAGGTTGGTTCCCTTAAGGAACAACGAAGCTGACTGCGACGATGATGGGGTTATCGGAAGCAATGGATCTGAGCTCCAAGAGAAGCCAGCTTCATTTGCCAAGACCTTGACACAATCAGATGCCAACAATGGTGGAGGTTTCTCTGTACCTCGATATTGTGCAGAAACGATCTTCCCGCGTCTCGACTATTCTGCTGATCCTCCTGTCCAGACGGTCCTTGCGAAGGATGTCCATGGTGACGTTTGGAAGTTTCGTCACATATATAGAGGAACCCCACGCCGTCATCTCCTTACCACCGGATGGAGCACTTTTGTGAGCCAGAAGAAGCTCATGGCCGGGGATTCAATTGTTTTCTTAAGAGCAGAGAATGGGGATCTCTGTGTCGGAATCCGGCGAGCGAAGAGGGGGATTGGTGGCGGTCCTGAGTCCCCTTCTGGATGGAATCCAGTTGCTGGAAACTGTGTCTCACCTTATGGGGGATTTTCTGTCTTCTTGAGGGAGGACGATAGCAAGCTAATGAGAAACCCTAATGGTGGGAATGCTAACTCCAATGGCAGTTTAAGGGCAAGGGGAAGAGTTAGAGCCGAGTCTGTTATTGAGGCTGCAACTCTTGCTGCCAATGGGCAGCCCTTCGAAGTAGTTTACTATCCAAGAGCCAGCACCCCGGAGTTTTGCGTAAAGGCCTCTGCTGTGAGGGCAGCAATGCGAATCCAGTGGTGTGCAGGGATGAGGTTCAAGATGGCTTTTGAGACTGAGGATTCTTCCCGGATTAGCTGGTTCATGGGAACCATATCTTCTGTTCAGGTTGCTGATTCCATCCGGTGGCCTCAGTCACCGTGGAGACTTCTCCAG GTAATTTGGGATGAACCAGATTTGCTCCAGAATGTGAAGCGCGTCAGCCCATGGTTGGTCGAATTGGTATCCAACATGCCCGCCATCCAATTCTCACCATTTTCACCACCTAGGAAGAAATTGCGGTTCTTGCAACACTCAGATTTTCCCCCTGACGGTCAAGTTCCAATACCTTCATTTTCAGGCAATCCCCTTGGATCAAGCAGAGCCTTGTGTTGTTTATCAGACAGCACGACTGCAGGCATACAGGGAGCCAGGCATGCTCAATATGGTATATCCTTATCAGATCTCCACCTAAACAAACTGCAGTCGGGTCTGTTTCCAGCTGGTTTCCAGCGGTATGATCACGGTAGCCCACCATCAAGAATCTCTAATGGCATTGTCGGCATTGCCAGTGGCAGTGACAATGTGTCATGCTTGCTAACCATGGGAAGTTCTGCCCAGACTTCAAAGAAATCTGATGATGGAAAGACACCCCAGTTCTTGCTCTTTGGACAACCCATACTCACTGAGCAGCAGATCACTCTTAGCGGGTCTGGTGATACAGTCTCACATGTGCTTACAGGGATCAGTTCATCAAATGGGAATAGGAAGACGACAAACATCTCAGATGGTTCTGCATCGGCACTTCATCCGCATGGTATACAGGATAACTTATGTGGAGGAATTCCATGGTATAAAGATCTGCCAACAACGGAGAATGGTTTGGAGACCGGCCACTGTAAGGTATTCATGGAATCAGAGGATGTGGGCAGGACTCTTGACCTGTCAGTTCTTGGATCATATGAAGAACTATACAGGAGGCTGGCCAACATGTTTGGCATAGAAAAGTTAGAAATGCTGAGCCATGTGCTCTATAGGGATGTAACGGGTGCAGTTAAACACACCGGAGATGAACCATTCAG CGAGTTCATGAAAACTGCAAGAAGGCTCACAATTCTAATGGATTCAGGCAGCGACAACATAGGAAG GAAATGGATCACAGGGTTGCGGAGTGCTGAAAATGGACTTGGCTCTTCTAATAAGATGGGCCCGCTAGGCATATATATATGCTTAAAATAG